From a region of the Actinopolymorpha singaporensis genome:
- a CDS encoding NAD(P)/FAD-dependent oxidoreductase, with protein sequence MTANADIAVIGGGVIGLSAAYELAQATSARIVVFDKSVPASGTTGGSAGVLCLCDFHDIYAAYTLLGDARVRELRRRYDIGFHPWGSLAVYYEGNTFPPLQDPFATRFGPDRPDSLYHREVLDRDELLRRFPWIKPDRVLGGAVYPNHGFVNPYRLVNLYERLAVDTGRVEVLHGTPVLQLRTDGDRIATVVTRRGAWNVGEVLNAGGPWGAKVAALAGRKLALTPQRIQVCVATAFDDGIESGPLTGVPEQVRGEGVWCRGEEGGTFLFGQHHHMTKPGFTVDPDNANRVNDDDYPADVADVYRRYWHLPKSEFLNGWCCVYGTTEDGFPIVSRDGVVRNLWHAVGMNGHGITCHAGVARTIRALMVEGRGDIDLSDVLGRPERIDITPLDAGRFERGELIAFHDRPEVPDLERAVPAASPED encoded by the coding sequence ATGACTGCCAACGCCGACATCGCGGTCATCGGAGGCGGCGTCATCGGTCTGTCGGCCGCCTACGAGCTCGCCCAGGCGACCTCGGCGCGGATCGTCGTCTTCGACAAGTCGGTACCCGCGTCCGGCACCACGGGAGGGTCTGCGGGTGTCCTGTGTCTGTGCGACTTCCACGACATCTACGCGGCCTACACACTCCTGGGCGACGCGCGGGTCCGGGAGCTCAGACGTCGCTACGACATCGGCTTCCATCCCTGGGGATCCTTGGCGGTCTATTACGAGGGCAACACTTTTCCTCCTCTGCAGGATCCCTTCGCGACCAGGTTCGGCCCAGACAGGCCCGACAGCCTGTACCACCGCGAGGTCCTCGACCGGGACGAGTTGCTTCGCCGCTTCCCTTGGATCAAACCGGACCGGGTGCTCGGCGGTGCCGTCTATCCGAATCACGGCTTTGTCAATCCCTACCGCCTCGTCAATCTCTACGAGCGACTTGCTGTCGACACGGGCCGGGTCGAGGTCCTACATGGCACACCGGTACTCCAGTTGCGAACGGACGGAGATCGGATAGCTACGGTGGTGACCCGCCGCGGTGCATGGAATGTGGGAGAAGTTCTCAACGCCGGCGGGCCTTGGGGCGCGAAGGTGGCGGCTCTGGCTGGGCGGAAGCTCGCGTTGACGCCCCAACGTATCCAGGTCTGCGTGGCAACCGCCTTCGATGACGGCATAGAGAGCGGACCGCTGACCGGAGTACCCGAGCAGGTCAGAGGTGAAGGAGTGTGGTGCCGCGGAGAAGAGGGTGGAACGTTCCTGTTCGGCCAGCACCACCACATGACCAAGCCCGGCTTCACCGTCGACCCTGACAACGCCAACAGGGTGAACGACGACGATTACCCCGCGGATGTCGCCGACGTCTACCGCCGCTACTGGCATCTGCCGAAGAGCGAGTTCCTGAACGGCTGGTGTTGTGTGTACGGGACCACAGAGGACGGCTTTCCCATCGTCTCCCGCGACGGAGTGGTCCGGAACCTTTGGCACGCCGTGGGCATGAACGGCCACGGCATCACCTGCCACGCGGGTGTGGCCCGCACCATCCGTGCACTCATGGTCGAGGGGCGAGGCGACATCGACCTCTCGGACGTACTCGGACGCCCCGAACGAATCGACATCACTCCACTCGACGCCGGGAGGTTCGAGCGTGGAGAGCTCATCGCGTTCCACGACAGACCCGAAGTCCCGGACCTTGAACGGGCAGTTCCCGCAGCATCACCGGAGGACTGA
- a CDS encoding ABC transporter substrate-binding protein, whose translation MRRLHILLLAGLLALLSLLANCAPSQQAKSESNDLTAMTNASIFAGLTPASLKEKSTISSWYRIYHPLWQKKFPKLKIKEVKVADDNAEVTKTLLAVNAGNPPDLIGVHGQLPQLVKRGAVENLDKYYEAAGIKPDYFLKPLADYVRYDGHWYGLPGASNPTTGTILYVPKVVQAAGVDPNHMPRTWDELWTATKKVTKFDAKGNVQRIGLPVDTGLTWVNLYCGRQVTYDQATNKFHADDPCVKDYFRFNKRLVDFYGGIQKYTKFISGDQTVWNCSPKAYIPTGKVLFSLDAYWSGAQMDTCYDVVWKLAAPPTPHGKASEWAALAPVAWVLAIPRGADNPQLAFDFVKYTVWEHGDLLGPTTNGYVRPEQAQAWGDKLIETQAQIRNKNGYEGNPMADAMKLVTKGAELGRAIYPKDAAAPYFSEQMARAWEQVAYNRSTVDDALDRAQKLIEANQKQNGS comes from the coding sequence ATGCGCCGGTTGCACATCCTTCTCCTCGCCGGGCTTCTCGCACTCCTCTCCTTGCTTGCCAACTGTGCTCCGTCACAGCAGGCAAAGAGTGAGAGCAATGACCTGACAGCGATGACCAACGCGAGTATCTTCGCCGGGCTGACACCGGCCTCCCTCAAGGAGAAAAGCACTATCTCCTCGTGGTATCGCATTTACCACCCTCTCTGGCAGAAGAAGTTCCCGAAGCTGAAGATAAAGGAGGTCAAGGTCGCCGACGACAATGCTGAGGTCACCAAGACTCTGCTCGCGGTCAACGCGGGCAACCCGCCCGACCTGATCGGCGTCCACGGGCAACTTCCGCAACTCGTCAAGCGCGGTGCCGTCGAAAACCTCGACAAGTACTACGAAGCTGCAGGTATCAAGCCCGACTATTTCCTCAAGCCGCTCGCGGACTATGTGCGCTACGACGGCCATTGGTATGGTCTTCCGGGCGCGAGCAACCCAACCACCGGTACGATTCTTTACGTCCCGAAGGTCGTTCAGGCGGCTGGTGTGGACCCGAACCACATGCCCAGGACCTGGGACGAGCTGTGGACAGCGACGAAGAAGGTAACCAAGTTCGACGCGAAGGGGAACGTCCAACGCATCGGCCTTCCTGTGGACACGGGGCTGACCTGGGTCAATCTGTACTGCGGTCGGCAGGTTACCTACGACCAGGCGACAAACAAGTTTCACGCTGACGACCCGTGCGTGAAGGACTACTTCCGATTCAACAAGCGCCTGGTCGACTTCTACGGCGGAATCCAGAAGTACACGAAGTTCATCAGCGGCGATCAGACGGTATGGAACTGCTCGCCGAAAGCCTACATTCCCACCGGGAAGGTTCTGTTCAGCCTCGACGCCTACTGGTCGGGTGCGCAGATGGATACCTGCTACGACGTCGTGTGGAAGCTGGCGGCGCCACCGACTCCGCACGGAAAGGCCAGTGAGTGGGCGGCTCTGGCCCCGGTGGCATGGGTGCTTGCGATCCCCCGTGGAGCTGACAACCCGCAGCTTGCCTTCGACTTCGTGAAGTACACCGTGTGGGAGCACGGCGATCTGCTTGGTCCGACAACGAACGGCTACGTCCGGCCGGAGCAGGCACAAGCCTGGGGCGACAAGCTCATCGAGACACAGGCGCAGATCCGCAACAAGAACGGCTACGAGGGCAACCCGATGGCAGACGCGATGAAGCTCGTGACCAAGGGCGCCGAGCTCGGCCGTGCGATCTACCCCAAAGACGCAGCAGCACCCTACTTCTCGGAGCAGATGGCGCGAGCTTGGGAGCAGGTGGCATACAACAGGTCTACTGTCGATGATGCTCTGGATCGGGCGCAGAAGCTGATCGAGGCCAACCAGAAGCAGAACGGGTCGTGA
- a CDS encoding carbohydrate ABC transporter permease, translated as MAAAVPFLFPVYWLATGIFKPSSTLLQTPPVWWPPAWTLANFRSLAGYTDVNLGDYTLNTLYISGFSVVATLVSSSLVAYGFSRIRFTGRNVLFGILIATMILPTWATLIPQYVLFKWLGWLGTFRPLTWPYLFGDPFTIFLLRQFMLGIPSELTEAAKIDGANEFTIYLRIMLPLLKPALTVGAIFVFINTYNDFFGPLIYLTDSGRYTLSLAVFQFVQLRGAPDIGAIVAFTALVTTPLVVLFFFAQRMLLAGIKLSGLRG; from the coding sequence GTGGCCGCCGCCGTGCCGTTCCTGTTCCCTGTCTACTGGCTCGCCACCGGCATCTTCAAGCCAAGCAGCACGCTCCTGCAGACACCCCCCGTATGGTGGCCGCCCGCTTGGACCCTGGCCAACTTCCGATCCCTCGCCGGCTACACCGATGTCAACCTGGGCGATTACACGCTCAACACCCTCTACATCAGTGGCTTCAGCGTCGTAGCCACCCTGGTCTCTTCGTCGCTGGTCGCGTACGGGTTCTCCCGCATCAGGTTCACCGGAAGGAATGTGCTCTTCGGCATACTCATCGCGACGATGATCCTCCCGACGTGGGCCACGCTCATTCCGCAGTACGTCCTGTTCAAGTGGCTCGGATGGCTCGGAACCTTCAGGCCCCTGACCTGGCCCTACCTTTTCGGCGACCCGTTCACCATCTTCCTCCTCCGCCAGTTCATGCTGGGAATTCCGTCGGAGCTGACGGAGGCGGCAAAGATCGACGGCGCCAACGAGTTCACGATCTACCTGCGCATCATGCTGCCACTGCTGAAGCCGGCGCTCACCGTAGGTGCGATCTTCGTGTTCATCAACACGTACAACGACTTCTTCGGGCCGCTGATCTACCTGACCGACTCGGGAAGGTACACGCTGTCGCTGGCGGTCTTTCAGTTCGTTCAACTTAGGGGAGCGCCGGACATCGGTGCGATTGTCGCCTTCACCGCTCTGGTGACGACTCCCTTGGTGGTCCTGTTCTTCTTTGCGCAGCGCATGCTCCTCGCCGGAATCAAGTTGTCCGGCCTCAGGGGCTGA
- a CDS encoding helix-turn-helix domain-containing protein, translated as MEYVSRVPRPPLDGLIDDLYYLEGASPYARLTLPPMPAALLIVNLGAPFLIRAGTDIETAEYADGCVVTTPTRALEFGYPLRTRSVGVHFKPWGLAPFLPMPAAERCDRPVTVEQVWGRPAIAELRDQLAAADGPHEMLTLLEEELMRRLCQTPGLGLVRQASGVIAATGGAVAIGDLGVAAGVSSTHLAQRFKELIGVTPKRLARTHRFAATVFAINPAGPIDWGDLAGRAGYFDQAHFGHEFRAFTGLTPTRYIEIRRRFLREHPGHVMDSWPLPAD; from the coding sequence GTGGAGTACGTGTCCAGAGTGCCGCGACCGCCGCTGGACGGGCTGATCGACGACCTTTACTACCTGGAGGGTGCGTCGCCCTACGCCCGGCTGACGCTGCCGCCGATGCCGGCGGCGTTGCTCATCGTCAACCTTGGGGCACCGTTTCTCATCCGCGCCGGCACCGACATCGAGACGGCCGAGTACGCCGACGGCTGCGTGGTCACCACGCCCACCCGCGCGTTGGAGTTCGGCTACCCACTCCGGACCCGGTCCGTCGGCGTGCACTTCAAGCCGTGGGGGCTGGCGCCGTTCCTGCCGATGCCCGCGGCCGAGCGGTGTGACCGGCCGGTGACGGTGGAGCAGGTTTGGGGCCGGCCCGCCATTGCTGAGCTGCGAGACCAGCTGGCCGCGGCGGACGGACCCCACGAGATGCTGACGCTGCTCGAGGAGGAGTTGATGCGGCGGCTGTGCCAGACCCCCGGCTTGGGGCTGGTCCGCCAAGCGAGCGGCGTCATCGCGGCGACCGGCGGGGCGGTGGCGATCGGCGACCTGGGTGTGGCAGCCGGCGTCAGCAGCACTCATCTGGCACAGCGGTTCAAGGAACTCATCGGCGTCACCCCGAAGCGGCTGGCCCGCACCCACCGGTTCGCCGCCACCGTGTTCGCGATCAACCCCGCCGGACCGATCGACTGGGGCGACCTCGCCGGCAGGGCGGGCTACTTCGACCAGGCTCATTTCGGCCACGAGTTCCGGGCGTTCACCGGGCTCACGCCGACCCGGTACATCGAAATCCGGCGGCGGTTCCTGCGCGAACATCCCGGCCACGTAATGGACAGCTGGCCGCTGCCGGCCGATTGA
- a CDS encoding phytanoyl-CoA dioxygenase family protein: protein MPTLTPEQCERFREDGFLVYGPLLSPEEVTTVGDRIDALASAEGDAAKVSVRMETAAATLEGVSRRDKVWQLMMAAQADDVIASIAQHPQILDVTRQLMQTEDVHYLQDQVLMKPAFHGSHVSWHQDSGYWTNVEPWIDPPAIVTCWVAIDNVTEDNGCVRMVPGSHKGGVLPHEPGGDHLLHVLGVDLTSAVPVVLPPGGVSFHHSCTVHGSAPNTTPHRRRGLALTYVRGDAKVTDR from the coding sequence ATGCCAACGCTGACACCAGAGCAGTGCGAACGATTCCGCGAGGATGGCTTCCTCGTCTATGGGCCTCTTCTTTCCCCGGAGGAGGTCACGACTGTGGGCGATCGGATCGACGCCCTGGCGTCGGCCGAAGGCGATGCGGCCAAGGTCTCCGTCCGAATGGAAACGGCGGCGGCGACCCTGGAGGGTGTGTCCCGTCGCGACAAGGTCTGGCAGTTGATGATGGCGGCGCAGGCCGACGACGTTATCGCGTCGATCGCGCAGCACCCGCAGATCCTGGACGTGACACGGCAACTGATGCAGACCGAGGACGTTCACTACCTACAGGACCAGGTGCTGATGAAGCCTGCCTTCCATGGGTCGCACGTCTCGTGGCACCAGGACAGCGGCTACTGGACCAACGTCGAACCATGGATCGACCCACCCGCGATCGTCACCTGCTGGGTGGCGATAGACAACGTCACAGAGGACAACGGCTGCGTGCGGATGGTGCCTGGGTCCCACAAGGGTGGCGTCCTACCCCACGAGCCTGGAGGTGACCACCTGCTGCACGTACTGGGCGTCGACCTCACCTCTGCCGTTCCAGTGGTCCTGCCCCCTGGAGGCGTGAGTTTCCACCACAGCTGCACCGTCCACGGCAGCGCGCCCAACACCACCCCGCATCGTCGGCGAGGCCTCGCACTCACGTACGTCCGGGGTGACGCGAAGGTCACCGACCGGTAG
- a CDS encoding IclR family transcriptional regulator — protein sequence MAKVADSREDRGLQGVDRVVRLIEVLAAGPAPLSRVASEAGLSDATTFRYLGSLVSHGLLERDPVSRQYRIGLRMFMLGRAAIGTRDFMGAATAVMARLVQELDETVNLGAKAGDDLVIVHALESSQQIRKGASIGDTDNWHASGLGKAILSTLAAADAERILLEHELAELTHRTLIGLDDLHRELAKIRERGYAVDDEESVEGLRCVAVPIRDASGTARYAISVSAPSYRLPHHRVHETGLALQAQAQLLEALLDYQPARHETR from the coding sequence GTGGCAAAAGTTGCGGACTCTCGCGAGGATCGCGGGCTTCAGGGTGTCGACCGGGTCGTCCGACTGATCGAGGTCCTGGCTGCTGGGCCGGCGCCGCTGTCCCGGGTCGCGTCGGAGGCGGGTCTGAGTGATGCGACCACGTTCCGCTATCTCGGGAGCCTCGTTTCTCACGGGCTCCTCGAGCGTGACCCGGTGAGTCGTCAGTACCGCATCGGGCTTCGGATGTTCATGCTCGGGCGCGCCGCGATCGGGACGCGCGACTTCATGGGCGCCGCCACAGCAGTCATGGCCCGGCTGGTCCAGGAACTGGACGAGACGGTGAATCTCGGCGCGAAGGCCGGCGACGACCTGGTCATCGTCCACGCTCTGGAGAGCTCACAGCAGATCCGGAAGGGCGCCAGTATCGGAGACACGGACAACTGGCACGCTTCGGGACTCGGCAAGGCCATTCTCAGTACCCTGGCGGCGGCCGACGCCGAGAGGATCCTGCTCGAACACGAGTTGGCAGAACTCACTCACCGCACCCTGATCGGGCTCGACGACCTCCACCGCGAACTCGCGAAAATCCGCGAACGCGGCTATGCGGTCGATGACGAGGAATCGGTCGAAGGACTTCGTTGCGTGGCCGTACCCATACGTGATGCGAGCGGAACAGCGCGCTATGCGATCAGTGTCAGCGCACCCAGCTACCGTCTCCCCCACCACCGGGTTCATGAGACCGGCCTGGCCCTCCAAGCTCAGGCTCAGCTCCTGGAAGCCCTTCTCGACTACCAGCCAG
- a CDS encoding carbohydrate ABC transporter permease, translating into MTAYYAFTDFDGLNFPPHWIGTQNFSTLFRADPQFWPSVTNTLWWVLTSVPTSIVVGVLLALLLNRRVRGLGIFRTVFYLPAMVPFVGGSVLFLWLFNPAGGAVNSILGGLGLGSPGWFSDPGWAKPTLLLLQLWQVGPSMIIFLAGLQDIPAELYEAASIDGASAFRKFCYITLPLLTPAIFFNLVLGTIWAFSYFTQALVVSAAPSSLGGAHAPGGPADSTLFYSLYLYTQIFQNFRLGYGAAMSLLLTLVVIILAAVLFRTGRRWVFYYDHQA; encoded by the coding sequence ATGACGGCGTACTACGCCTTCACCGACTTCGACGGACTGAACTTTCCGCCACACTGGATTGGTACACAGAACTTCAGCACGCTCTTCAGAGCCGACCCACAGTTCTGGCCGTCGGTGACGAACACCCTGTGGTGGGTCCTCACCAGCGTGCCGACGTCAATCGTCGTGGGCGTGCTCCTGGCTCTGCTGCTCAACCGTCGAGTCCGAGGACTCGGAATCTTCCGGACCGTCTTCTACCTTCCGGCGATGGTTCCCTTCGTCGGAGGATCGGTTCTGTTTCTCTGGCTGTTCAACCCGGCCGGTGGCGCCGTCAACAGCATCTTGGGCGGGCTCGGCTTGGGGAGCCCGGGCTGGTTCTCGGATCCGGGCTGGGCCAAACCGACACTTCTCCTCCTGCAACTCTGGCAGGTGGGACCCTCGATGATCATCTTCCTGGCCGGCCTTCAGGACATTCCAGCCGAGCTTTACGAGGCTGCATCGATCGACGGCGCCAGCGCCTTCCGGAAGTTCTGCTACATCACTCTTCCCCTACTGACGCCCGCGATCTTCTTCAACCTCGTGCTCGGCACCATCTGGGCCTTCAGCTACTTCACCCAGGCCCTCGTAGTCTCGGCCGCGCCCTCCAGCCTCGGCGGCGCCCACGCCCCGGGTGGGCCGGCAGACTCCACCCTCTTCTACTCGCTGTACCTCTACACCCAGATCTTCCAGAATTTCCGCCTCGGCTACGGGGCGGCCATGAGCCTGCTTCTCACCCTGGTCGTGATCATCCTCGCGGCGGTTCTGTTCCGAACCGGAAGGCGGTGGGTTTTCTACTATGATCACCAGGCCTGA